The following proteins are co-located in the Bombus pascuorum chromosome 3, iyBomPasc1.1, whole genome shotgun sequence genome:
- the LOC132905661 gene encoding dynamin isoform X6, whose amino-acid sequence MAGNTGMEQLIPIVNKLQDAFTQLGVHMQLDLPQIAVVGGQSAGKSSVLENFVGKDFLPRGSGIVTRRPLILQLINSTTENAEFLHCKGKKFVDFDEVRKEIEAETDRVTGSNKGISNIPINLRVYSPNVLNLTLIDLPGLTKVPIGDQPVDIESQIKAMIFQFIKRENCLILAVTPANTDLANSDALKLAKEVDPQGVRTIGVITKLDLMDDGTDARDILENKLLPLRRGYIGVVNRSQKDIEGRKDIKNALAAERKFFLSHPSYRHLADRLGTPYLQRVLNQQLTNHIRDTLPALRDRLQKQLLALEKDVEQYKHFRPDDPAIKTKAMLQMIQQLQSDFERTIEGSGSAQINTNELSGGAKINRLFHERFPFEIVKMEFDEKELRREIAFAIRNIHGIRVGLFTPDMAFEAIVKKQINRLKEPSLKCVDLVVQELSNVVRICTDRMSRYPRLREETERIITTYVRQREQLCKEQLILLVDCELAYMNTNHEDFIGFANAAASSHNASAQQSSENAVKSGRHTLGNQVIRKGYMCIHNLGIMKGGSRDYWFVLTSESISWYKDEEEREKKYMLPLDGLKLRDLEQGFMSRRHLFALFNPEGRNVYKDYKQLELSCETQDDVDSWKASFLRAGVYPEKSTEQANGEGEEGYEGGSEAQSSMDPQLERQVETIRNLVDSYMKIVTKTTRDLVPKTIMHLIINNAKDFINGELLAHLYASGDQASMMEESPEEAQKREEMLRMYHACKEALRIIGDVSMATVSTPVPPPVKNDWLASGENPRLSPPSPGGPRRGVTQPPPLSSSRAPPPVPSGGRPAPAIPNRPGPGGPPPARATPGLPPPLIPSRPVPNIPPRIPDRPYYGRLN is encoded by the exons ATGGCAGGAAATACGGGTATGGAACAATTAATCCCAATCGTGAACAAGCTCCAGGATGCATTCACTCAACTTGGGGTGCATATGCAACTTGATCTACCACAGATCGCAGTGGTAGGTGGTCAGAGTGCAGGAAAAAGTTCAgttcttgaaaattttgttgGAAA gGACTTTTTACCTAGAGGATCTGGTATTGTAACCAGACGACCACTTATTTTACAACTGATTAATAGTACAACTG aaaatgctGAATTCTTGCATTGTAAGGGTAAAAAGTTTGTGGATTTTGATGAAGTACGGAAGGAAATCGAAGCAGAAACAGACAGAGTTACAGGCAGTAACAAGGGTATTTCTAATATACCAATAAATTTAAGAGTATATTCGCCTAATG tactAAATTTGACATTGATTGATTTACCTGGCCTCACGAAAGTACCAATTGGAGATCAACCAGTAGATATAGAATCTCAAATTAAAGCTATGATCTTTCAGTTTATCAAAAGAGAAAATTGTCTCATATTGGCAGTAACACCAGCAAATACTGATTTAGCAAATAGTGATGCCCTTAAACTTGCTAAAGAGGTAGATCCTCAAG gtGTTCGTACAATTGgtgttattacaaaattagatCTTATGGATGATGGCACTGATGCAAGggatattttggaaaataaattgttaccCCTAAGACGTGGTTATATAGGTGTCGTTAACAGAAGTCAAAAAGACATAGAAGGTcggaaagatataaaaaatgctCTAGCAGcagaaaggaaatttttcttGAG CCACCCATCTTATCGACACTTGGCAGATAGGTTAGGAACACCATATTTGCAACGCGTTTTAAATCAACAATTAACAAATCATATTAGGGATACTTTACCAGCATTAAGAGACAGATTACAAAAACAGTTGCTTGCACTAGAAAAGGATGTAGAACAATACAAACATTTCAGACCTGATGATCCTGCCATAAAAACTAAAGCTATGTTACA gATGATACAACAGCTTCAGTCAGATTTTGAAAGAACTATAGAAGGTTCAGGATCTGCACAAATCAATACAAATGAGCTCAGTGGAGGTGCTAAAATAAACAGATTATTCCATGAACGTTTTCCATTTGAAATAGTTAAAATGGAATTTGATGAAAAAGAACTGAGAAGAGAAATTGCTTTTGCTATTAGGAATATTCATG GTATCAGGGTAGGTTTGTTTACTCCTGATATGGCTTTTGAGGCAATAGTCAAAAAACAAATCAATAGACTCAAAGAACCTAGTCTGAAGTGCGTGGATTTAGTTGTACAAGAACTCAGTAATGTTGTACGCATTTGTACTGACAGG ATGTCACGTTATCCTAGACTGCGAGAAGAAACGGAACGTATTATAACCACTTATGTTAGACAACGAGAACAATTGTGCAAGGAACAGTTAATACTTTTGGTTGATTGTGAACTTGCATATATGAACACAAATCATGAAGATTTTATTGGTTTTGCCAA CGCGGCAGCCAGTAGCCATAATGCAAG TGCTCAACAGTCCTCAGAAAATGCTGTTAAATCTGGTCGTCATACATTAGGAAATCAAGTAATACGCAAAGGATACATGTGTATCCACAATCTCGGTATAATGAAAGGTGGTTCAAGAGATTATTGGTTTGTCCTAACATCAGAGAGTATTTCTTGGTACAAAGATGAAGAA GAACGTGAGAAGAAGTATATGCTACCTTTAGATGGATTGAAATTGCGTGACTTGGAACAAGGATTCATGTCCCGACGTCATTTGTTTGCTTTATTTAATCCAGAAGGCAGAAATGTTTATAAGGATTACAAACAGCTTGAACTGAGCTGTGAAACTCAAGATGATGTTGATTCATGGAAAGCTTCTTTCCTCAGGGCTGGTGTATATCCCGAAAAATCAACAGAGCAAGCAAATGGCGAAGGAGAA GAAGGATATGAG GGTGGATCGGAAGCTCAATCATCAATGGATCCTCAACTTGAACGTCAAGTGGAGACCATTAGAAATCTGGTGGATTCGTATATGAAAATTGTCACAAAAACAACACGTGATTTGGTTCCAAAGACAATTATGCATTTGATTATAAACAATGCAAAGGATTTCATTAATGGAGAGTTACTGGCACATTTATATGCAAGTGGTGATcag GCTTCAATGATGGAAGAATCACCCGAAGAAGCACAAAAACGAGAGGAGATGCTACGCATGTATCATGCATGTAAGGAGGCACTTCGTATTATTGGAGATGTTTCGATGGCGACAGTGTCTACTCCAGTACCACCACCTGTGAAAAATGATTGGCTAGCATCTGGCGAAAATCCAAG GTTATCACCACCATCTCCTGGTGGGCCAAGACGCGGAGTGACACAGCCACCACCTCTTTCTAGTTCTCGAGCCCCACCTCCGGTTCCGTCTGGTGGTCGACCAGCACCGGCTATTCCTAACCGACCTGGACCTGGTGGACCTCCGCCAGCCCGTGCCACACCTGGCCTACCTCCTCCTCTTATACCATC GCGTCCTGTACCCAATATTCCTCCCCGAATTCCCGACAGACCGTACTACGGCCGATTAAACTGA
- the LOC132905661 gene encoding dynamin isoform X8 yields MAGNTGMEQLIPIVNKLQDAFTQLGVHMQLDLPQIAVVGGQSAGKSSVLENFVGKDFLPRGSGIVTRRPLILQLINSTTENAEFLHCKGKKFVDFDEVRKEIEAETDRVTGSNKGISNIPINLRVYSPNVLNLTLIDLPGLTKVPIGDQPVDIESQIKAMIFQFIKRENCLILAVTPANTDLANSDALKLAKEVDPQGVRTIGVITKLDLMDDGTDARDILENKLLPLRRGYIGVVNRSQKDIEGRKDIKNALAAERKFFLSHPSYRHLADRLGTPYLQRVLNQQLTNHIRDTLPALRDRLQKQLLALEKDVEQYKHFRPDDPAIKTKAMLQMIQQLQSDFERTIEGSGSAQINTNELSGGAKINRLFHERFPFEIVKMEFDEKELRREIAFAIRNIHGIRVGLFTPDMAFEAIVKKQINRLKEPSLKCVDLVVQELSNVVRICTDRMSRYPRLREETERIITTYVRQREQLCKEQLILLVDCELAYMNTNHEDFIGFANAQQSSENAVKSGRHTLGNQVIRKGYMCIHNLGIMKGGSRDYWFVLTSESISWYKDEEEREKKYMLPLDGLKLRDLEQGFMSRRHLFALFNPEGRNVYKDYKQLELSCETQDDVDSWKASFLRAGVYPEKSTEQANGEGEEGYEGGSEAQSSMDPQLERQVETIRNLVDSYMKIVTKTTRDLVPKTIMHLIINNAKDFINGELLAHLYASGDQASMMEESPEEAQKREEMLRMYHACKEALRIIGDVSMATVSTPVPPPVKNDWLASGENPRLSPPSPGGPRRGVTQPPPLSSSRAPPPVPSGGRPAPAIPNRPGPGGPPPARATPGLPPPLIPS; encoded by the exons ATGGCAGGAAATACGGGTATGGAACAATTAATCCCAATCGTGAACAAGCTCCAGGATGCATTCACTCAACTTGGGGTGCATATGCAACTTGATCTACCACAGATCGCAGTGGTAGGTGGTCAGAGTGCAGGAAAAAGTTCAgttcttgaaaattttgttgGAAA gGACTTTTTACCTAGAGGATCTGGTATTGTAACCAGACGACCACTTATTTTACAACTGATTAATAGTACAACTG aaaatgctGAATTCTTGCATTGTAAGGGTAAAAAGTTTGTGGATTTTGATGAAGTACGGAAGGAAATCGAAGCAGAAACAGACAGAGTTACAGGCAGTAACAAGGGTATTTCTAATATACCAATAAATTTAAGAGTATATTCGCCTAATG tactAAATTTGACATTGATTGATTTACCTGGCCTCACGAAAGTACCAATTGGAGATCAACCAGTAGATATAGAATCTCAAATTAAAGCTATGATCTTTCAGTTTATCAAAAGAGAAAATTGTCTCATATTGGCAGTAACACCAGCAAATACTGATTTAGCAAATAGTGATGCCCTTAAACTTGCTAAAGAGGTAGATCCTCAAG gtGTTCGTACAATTGgtgttattacaaaattagatCTTATGGATGATGGCACTGATGCAAGggatattttggaaaataaattgttaccCCTAAGACGTGGTTATATAGGTGTCGTTAACAGAAGTCAAAAAGACATAGAAGGTcggaaagatataaaaaatgctCTAGCAGcagaaaggaaatttttcttGAG CCACCCATCTTATCGACACTTGGCAGATAGGTTAGGAACACCATATTTGCAACGCGTTTTAAATCAACAATTAACAAATCATATTAGGGATACTTTACCAGCATTAAGAGACAGATTACAAAAACAGTTGCTTGCACTAGAAAAGGATGTAGAACAATACAAACATTTCAGACCTGATGATCCTGCCATAAAAACTAAAGCTATGTTACA gATGATACAACAGCTTCAGTCAGATTTTGAAAGAACTATAGAAGGTTCAGGATCTGCACAAATCAATACAAATGAGCTCAGTGGAGGTGCTAAAATAAACAGATTATTCCATGAACGTTTTCCATTTGAAATAGTTAAAATGGAATTTGATGAAAAAGAACTGAGAAGAGAAATTGCTTTTGCTATTAGGAATATTCATG GTATCAGGGTAGGTTTGTTTACTCCTGATATGGCTTTTGAGGCAATAGTCAAAAAACAAATCAATAGACTCAAAGAACCTAGTCTGAAGTGCGTGGATTTAGTTGTACAAGAACTCAGTAATGTTGTACGCATTTGTACTGACAGG ATGTCACGTTATCCTAGACTGCGAGAAGAAACGGAACGTATTATAACCACTTATGTTAGACAACGAGAACAATTGTGCAAGGAACAGTTAATACTTTTGGTTGATTGTGAACTTGCATATATGAACACAAATCATGAAGATTTTATTGGTTTTGCCAA TGCTCAACAGTCCTCAGAAAATGCTGTTAAATCTGGTCGTCATACATTAGGAAATCAAGTAATACGCAAAGGATACATGTGTATCCACAATCTCGGTATAATGAAAGGTGGTTCAAGAGATTATTGGTTTGTCCTAACATCAGAGAGTATTTCTTGGTACAAAGATGAAGAA GAACGTGAGAAGAAGTATATGCTACCTTTAGATGGATTGAAATTGCGTGACTTGGAACAAGGATTCATGTCCCGACGTCATTTGTTTGCTTTATTTAATCCAGAAGGCAGAAATGTTTATAAGGATTACAAACAGCTTGAACTGAGCTGTGAAACTCAAGATGATGTTGATTCATGGAAAGCTTCTTTCCTCAGGGCTGGTGTATATCCCGAAAAATCAACAGAGCAAGCAAATGGCGAAGGAGAA GAAGGATATGAG GGTGGATCGGAAGCTCAATCATCAATGGATCCTCAACTTGAACGTCAAGTGGAGACCATTAGAAATCTGGTGGATTCGTATATGAAAATTGTCACAAAAACAACACGTGATTTGGTTCCAAAGACAATTATGCATTTGATTATAAACAATGCAAAGGATTTCATTAATGGAGAGTTACTGGCACATTTATATGCAAGTGGTGATcag GCTTCAATGATGGAAGAATCACCCGAAGAAGCACAAAAACGAGAGGAGATGCTACGCATGTATCATGCATGTAAGGAGGCACTTCGTATTATTGGAGATGTTTCGATGGCGACAGTGTCTACTCCAGTACCACCACCTGTGAAAAATGATTGGCTAGCATCTGGCGAAAATCCAAG GTTATCACCACCATCTCCTGGTGGGCCAAGACGCGGAGTGACACAGCCACCACCTCTTTCTAGTTCTCGAGCCCCACCTCCGGTTCCGTCTGGTGGTCGACCAGCACCGGCTATTCCTAACCGACCTGGACCTGGTGGACCTCCGCCAGCCCGTGCCACACCTGGCCTACCTCCTCCTCTTATACCATCGTAA
- the LOC132905661 gene encoding dynamin isoform X5, with protein MAGNTGMEQLIPIVNKLQDAFTQLGVHMQLDLPQIAVVGGQSAGKSSVLENFVGKDFLPRGSGIVTRRPLILQLINSTTENAEFLHCKGKKFVDFDEVRKEIEAETDRVTGSNKGISNIPINLRVYSPNVLNLTLIDLPGLTKVPIGDQPVDIESQIKAMIFQFIKRENCLILAVTPANTDLANSDALKLAKEVDPQGVRTIGVITKLDLMDDGTDARDILENKLLPLRRGYIGVVNRSQKDIEGRKDIKNALAAERKFFLSHPSYRHLADRLGTPYLQRVLNQQLTNHIRDTLPALRDRLQKQLLALEKDVEQYKHFRPDDPAIKTKAMLQMIQQLQSDFERTIEGSGSAQINTNELSGGAKINRLFHERFPFEIVKMEFDEKELRREIAFAIRNIHGIRVGLFTPDMAFEAIVKKQINRLKEPSLKCVDLVVQELSNVVRICTDRMSRYPRLREETERIITTYVRQREQLCKEQLILLVDCELAYMNTNHEDFIGFANAAASSHNASAQQSSENAVKSGRHTLGNQVIRKGYMCIHNLGIMKGGSRDYWFVLTSESISWYKDEEEREKKYMLPLDGLKLRDLEQGFMSRRHLFALFNPEGRNVYKDYKQLELSCETQDDVDSWKASFLRAGVYPEKSTEQANGEGEEGYEGGSEAQSSMDPQLERQVETIRNLVDSYMKIVTKTTRDLVPKTIMHLIINNAKDFINGELLAHLYASGDQASMMEESPEEAQKREEMLRMYHACKEALRIIGDVSMATVSTPVPPPVKNDWLASGENPSSRAPPPVPSGGRPAPAIPNRPGPGGPPPARATPGLPPPLIPSRGGGLQQRVTQAATQAAANAAVNELMEAFKIKRPVPNIPPRIPDRPYYGRLN; from the exons ATGGCAGGAAATACGGGTATGGAACAATTAATCCCAATCGTGAACAAGCTCCAGGATGCATTCACTCAACTTGGGGTGCATATGCAACTTGATCTACCACAGATCGCAGTGGTAGGTGGTCAGAGTGCAGGAAAAAGTTCAgttcttgaaaattttgttgGAAA gGACTTTTTACCTAGAGGATCTGGTATTGTAACCAGACGACCACTTATTTTACAACTGATTAATAGTACAACTG aaaatgctGAATTCTTGCATTGTAAGGGTAAAAAGTTTGTGGATTTTGATGAAGTACGGAAGGAAATCGAAGCAGAAACAGACAGAGTTACAGGCAGTAACAAGGGTATTTCTAATATACCAATAAATTTAAGAGTATATTCGCCTAATG tactAAATTTGACATTGATTGATTTACCTGGCCTCACGAAAGTACCAATTGGAGATCAACCAGTAGATATAGAATCTCAAATTAAAGCTATGATCTTTCAGTTTATCAAAAGAGAAAATTGTCTCATATTGGCAGTAACACCAGCAAATACTGATTTAGCAAATAGTGATGCCCTTAAACTTGCTAAAGAGGTAGATCCTCAAG gtGTTCGTACAATTGgtgttattacaaaattagatCTTATGGATGATGGCACTGATGCAAGggatattttggaaaataaattgttaccCCTAAGACGTGGTTATATAGGTGTCGTTAACAGAAGTCAAAAAGACATAGAAGGTcggaaagatataaaaaatgctCTAGCAGcagaaaggaaatttttcttGAG CCACCCATCTTATCGACACTTGGCAGATAGGTTAGGAACACCATATTTGCAACGCGTTTTAAATCAACAATTAACAAATCATATTAGGGATACTTTACCAGCATTAAGAGACAGATTACAAAAACAGTTGCTTGCACTAGAAAAGGATGTAGAACAATACAAACATTTCAGACCTGATGATCCTGCCATAAAAACTAAAGCTATGTTACA gATGATACAACAGCTTCAGTCAGATTTTGAAAGAACTATAGAAGGTTCAGGATCTGCACAAATCAATACAAATGAGCTCAGTGGAGGTGCTAAAATAAACAGATTATTCCATGAACGTTTTCCATTTGAAATAGTTAAAATGGAATTTGATGAAAAAGAACTGAGAAGAGAAATTGCTTTTGCTATTAGGAATATTCATG GTATCAGGGTAGGTTTGTTTACTCCTGATATGGCTTTTGAGGCAATAGTCAAAAAACAAATCAATAGACTCAAAGAACCTAGTCTGAAGTGCGTGGATTTAGTTGTACAAGAACTCAGTAATGTTGTACGCATTTGTACTGACAGG ATGTCACGTTATCCTAGACTGCGAGAAGAAACGGAACGTATTATAACCACTTATGTTAGACAACGAGAACAATTGTGCAAGGAACAGTTAATACTTTTGGTTGATTGTGAACTTGCATATATGAACACAAATCATGAAGATTTTATTGGTTTTGCCAA CGCGGCAGCCAGTAGCCATAATGCAAG TGCTCAACAGTCCTCAGAAAATGCTGTTAAATCTGGTCGTCATACATTAGGAAATCAAGTAATACGCAAAGGATACATGTGTATCCACAATCTCGGTATAATGAAAGGTGGTTCAAGAGATTATTGGTTTGTCCTAACATCAGAGAGTATTTCTTGGTACAAAGATGAAGAA GAACGTGAGAAGAAGTATATGCTACCTTTAGATGGATTGAAATTGCGTGACTTGGAACAAGGATTCATGTCCCGACGTCATTTGTTTGCTTTATTTAATCCAGAAGGCAGAAATGTTTATAAGGATTACAAACAGCTTGAACTGAGCTGTGAAACTCAAGATGATGTTGATTCATGGAAAGCTTCTTTCCTCAGGGCTGGTGTATATCCCGAAAAATCAACAGAGCAAGCAAATGGCGAAGGAGAA GAAGGATATGAG GGTGGATCGGAAGCTCAATCATCAATGGATCCTCAACTTGAACGTCAAGTGGAGACCATTAGAAATCTGGTGGATTCGTATATGAAAATTGTCACAAAAACAACACGTGATTTGGTTCCAAAGACAATTATGCATTTGATTATAAACAATGCAAAGGATTTCATTAATGGAGAGTTACTGGCACATTTATATGCAAGTGGTGATcag GCTTCAATGATGGAAGAATCACCCGAAGAAGCACAAAAACGAGAGGAGATGCTACGCATGTATCATGCATGTAAGGAGGCACTTCGTATTATTGGAGATGTTTCGATGGCGACAGTGTCTACTCCAGTACCACCACCTGTGAAAAATGATTGGCTAGCATCTGGCGAAAATCCAAG TTCTCGAGCCCCACCTCCGGTTCCGTCTGGTGGTCGACCAGCACCGGCTATTCCTAACCGACCTGGACCTGGTGGACCTCCGCCAGCCCGTGCCACACCTGGCCTACCTCCTCCTCTTATACCATC TCGTGGGGGTGGTCTTCAGCAGAGGGTGACGCAAGCTGCGACGCAGGCCGCTGCTAATGCCGCCGTGAACGAGCTGATGGAAGCATTCAAGATCAA GCGTCCTGTACCCAATATTCCTCCCCGAATTCCCGACAGACCGTACTACGGCCGATTAAACTGA
- the LOC132905661 gene encoding dynamin isoform X4 — protein sequence MAGNTGMEQLIPIVNKLQDAFTQLGVHMQLDLPQIAVVGGQSAGKSSVLENFVGKDFLPRGSGIVTRRPLILQLINSTTENAEFLHCKGKKFVDFDEVRKEIEAETDRVTGSNKGISNIPINLRVYSPNVLNLTLIDLPGLTKVPIGDQPVDIESQIKAMIFQFIKRENCLILAVTPANTDLANSDALKLAKEVDPQGVRTIGVITKLDLMDDGTDARDILENKLLPLRRGYIGVVNRSQKDIEGRKDIKNALAAERKFFLSHPSYRHLADRLGTPYLQRVLNQQLTNHIRDTLPALRDRLQKQLLALEKDVEQYKHFRPDDPAIKTKAMLQMIQQLQSDFERTIEGSGSAQINTNELSGGAKINRLFHERFPFEIVKMEFDEKELRREIAFAIRNIHGIRVGLFTPDMAFEAIVKKQINRLKEPSLKCVDLVVQELSNVVRICTDRMSRYPRLREETERIITTYVRQREQLCKEQLILLVDCELAYMNTNHEDFIGFANAQQSSENAVKSGRHTLGNQVIRKGYMCIHNLGIMKGGSRDYWFVLTSESISWYKDEEEREKKYMLPLDGLKLRDLEQGFMSRRHLFALFNPEGRNVYKDYKQLELSCETQDDVDSWKASFLRAGVYPEKSTEQANGEGEGGSEAQSSMDPQLERQVETIRNLVDSYMKIVTKTTRDLVPKTIMHLIINNAKDFINGELLAHLYASGDQASMMEESPEEAQKREEMLRMYHACKEALRIIGDVSMATVSTPVPPPVKNDWLASGENPRLSPPSPGGPRRGVTQPPPLSSSRAPPPVPSGGRPAPAIPNRPGPGGPPPARATPGLPPPLIPSRGGGLQQRVTQAATQAAANAAVNELMEAFKIKRPVPNIPPRIPDRPYYGRLN from the exons ATGGCAGGAAATACGGGTATGGAACAATTAATCCCAATCGTGAACAAGCTCCAGGATGCATTCACTCAACTTGGGGTGCATATGCAACTTGATCTACCACAGATCGCAGTGGTAGGTGGTCAGAGTGCAGGAAAAAGTTCAgttcttgaaaattttgttgGAAA gGACTTTTTACCTAGAGGATCTGGTATTGTAACCAGACGACCACTTATTTTACAACTGATTAATAGTACAACTG aaaatgctGAATTCTTGCATTGTAAGGGTAAAAAGTTTGTGGATTTTGATGAAGTACGGAAGGAAATCGAAGCAGAAACAGACAGAGTTACAGGCAGTAACAAGGGTATTTCTAATATACCAATAAATTTAAGAGTATATTCGCCTAATG tactAAATTTGACATTGATTGATTTACCTGGCCTCACGAAAGTACCAATTGGAGATCAACCAGTAGATATAGAATCTCAAATTAAAGCTATGATCTTTCAGTTTATCAAAAGAGAAAATTGTCTCATATTGGCAGTAACACCAGCAAATACTGATTTAGCAAATAGTGATGCCCTTAAACTTGCTAAAGAGGTAGATCCTCAAG gtGTTCGTACAATTGgtgttattacaaaattagatCTTATGGATGATGGCACTGATGCAAGggatattttggaaaataaattgttaccCCTAAGACGTGGTTATATAGGTGTCGTTAACAGAAGTCAAAAAGACATAGAAGGTcggaaagatataaaaaatgctCTAGCAGcagaaaggaaatttttcttGAG CCACCCATCTTATCGACACTTGGCAGATAGGTTAGGAACACCATATTTGCAACGCGTTTTAAATCAACAATTAACAAATCATATTAGGGATACTTTACCAGCATTAAGAGACAGATTACAAAAACAGTTGCTTGCACTAGAAAAGGATGTAGAACAATACAAACATTTCAGACCTGATGATCCTGCCATAAAAACTAAAGCTATGTTACA gATGATACAACAGCTTCAGTCAGATTTTGAAAGAACTATAGAAGGTTCAGGATCTGCACAAATCAATACAAATGAGCTCAGTGGAGGTGCTAAAATAAACAGATTATTCCATGAACGTTTTCCATTTGAAATAGTTAAAATGGAATTTGATGAAAAAGAACTGAGAAGAGAAATTGCTTTTGCTATTAGGAATATTCATG GTATCAGGGTAGGTTTGTTTACTCCTGATATGGCTTTTGAGGCAATAGTCAAAAAACAAATCAATAGACTCAAAGAACCTAGTCTGAAGTGCGTGGATTTAGTTGTACAAGAACTCAGTAATGTTGTACGCATTTGTACTGACAGG ATGTCACGTTATCCTAGACTGCGAGAAGAAACGGAACGTATTATAACCACTTATGTTAGACAACGAGAACAATTGTGCAAGGAACAGTTAATACTTTTGGTTGATTGTGAACTTGCATATATGAACACAAATCATGAAGATTTTATTGGTTTTGCCAA TGCTCAACAGTCCTCAGAAAATGCTGTTAAATCTGGTCGTCATACATTAGGAAATCAAGTAATACGCAAAGGATACATGTGTATCCACAATCTCGGTATAATGAAAGGTGGTTCAAGAGATTATTGGTTTGTCCTAACATCAGAGAGTATTTCTTGGTACAAAGATGAAGAA GAACGTGAGAAGAAGTATATGCTACCTTTAGATGGATTGAAATTGCGTGACTTGGAACAAGGATTCATGTCCCGACGTCATTTGTTTGCTTTATTTAATCCAGAAGGCAGAAATGTTTATAAGGATTACAAACAGCTTGAACTGAGCTGTGAAACTCAAGATGATGTTGATTCATGGAAAGCTTCTTTCCTCAGGGCTGGTGTATATCCCGAAAAATCAACAGAGCAAGCAAATGGCGAAGGAGAA GGTGGATCGGAAGCTCAATCATCAATGGATCCTCAACTTGAACGTCAAGTGGAGACCATTAGAAATCTGGTGGATTCGTATATGAAAATTGTCACAAAAACAACACGTGATTTGGTTCCAAAGACAATTATGCATTTGATTATAAACAATGCAAAGGATTTCATTAATGGAGAGTTACTGGCACATTTATATGCAAGTGGTGATcag GCTTCAATGATGGAAGAATCACCCGAAGAAGCACAAAAACGAGAGGAGATGCTACGCATGTATCATGCATGTAAGGAGGCACTTCGTATTATTGGAGATGTTTCGATGGCGACAGTGTCTACTCCAGTACCACCACCTGTGAAAAATGATTGGCTAGCATCTGGCGAAAATCCAAG GTTATCACCACCATCTCCTGGTGGGCCAAGACGCGGAGTGACACAGCCACCACCTCTTTCTAGTTCTCGAGCCCCACCTCCGGTTCCGTCTGGTGGTCGACCAGCACCGGCTATTCCTAACCGACCTGGACCTGGTGGACCTCCGCCAGCCCGTGCCACACCTGGCCTACCTCCTCCTCTTATACCATC TCGTGGGGGTGGTCTTCAGCAGAGGGTGACGCAAGCTGCGACGCAGGCCGCTGCTAATGCCGCCGTGAACGAGCTGATGGAAGCATTCAAGATCAA GCGTCCTGTACCCAATATTCCTCCCCGAATTCCCGACAGACCGTACTACGGCCGATTAAACTGA